The DNA segment AGTGGTTAAGATGACCACGGTTCGTGCGCTCCTTCGCATTGCGGCTGCTAAAAAGTGGGAGGTTCATCAGATGGACGTTCATAACGCCTTTCTTCATGGTGATCTCGAAGAAGAAGTTTATATGAGGTTTCCTCCAGGTTTTTCACATTCTGATCCTACAAAAGTGTGTAGGTTACGCAAGTCGTTATATGGGTTACGCCAAGCACCGCGTTGCTGGTTTGCGAAACTTTCTCAGGCTCTTACAAAGTTTGGTTTTGAGCAGTCCTATGAGGATGCCTCTTTGTTTATCTACATCAAAGGTGAAGTTGAGATAAGGGTTCTGATCTACGTTGATGATTTAGTCATTGCGAGCAATTGTTTGGAGCGGCTTGAGAAGTTTAAAACATACTTGGGTACTTGTTTTCATATGAAAGATTTGGGACGATTAAAATACTTCTTAGGCATTGAAGTTGCTAGATCAGATGAGGGTATTTTTTTATCTCAACGGAAGTATGTTCTTGACATCGTTGGTGAAACCGGTTTACATGGATCAAAACCTGCAGGCACACCTATGGAACAAAACCATAAACTCGCATCTGATGATGGTCCTCTGTTCTCGGATCCCGGTCAGTATCGACGTCTGATAGGCCGACTAGTCTACCTCGCTATCTCTCGTCCAGAGTTGTCATACTCCATTCATCTCTTGTCTCAGTTCATGCAGACACCTCGCCAAGCTCACTGGGATGCTGCCTTGCGAGTCGTTCGTTATCTAAAGGGGTCACCTGGTCAGGGGATTCTTTTGCGTGCAGATACCAATCTAGAGTTGTCTATATACTGTGACGCAGATTGGCAATCATGTCCTCTCACTCGTCGCTCTCTCAGCTCGTTTGTAGTGATGATGGGAGGGTCTCCCATTGCttggaaaacaaagaaacaagatACTGTGTCTCACTCCTCAGCTGAAGCGGAATATAGGGCGATGGCATGTGCGGTTAAAGAAATGAAGTGGATCGTACCTCTTGTCAAAGATCTTGGAGTTATAGCTTCTACACCTGTCTCTTTTTATTGTGATAGCCAAGCggctatccacattgcttcaAATCCGGTTTTTCATGAAAGAACAAAACATATTGAGAGGGATTGTCACTGTGTTCGTGATGCTGCTCGTGCTGGTCTAATCTCAATGCGTCATGTTCGTACAAAGGATCAACTGGCGGACATTCTTACAAAGGCCCTCGGTCGACCTCAGTTTGATTTTTTGCTGTCCAAGTtgggagttcaagatcttcactctccaacttgagggggagtattaggGAATAGAATATTCCCATTCTTGAGATTAGGATAACTTCCATTATATTGAGATAATTCCAATTCCGTTAAGGAATATCTTGTCTTTGGAGTTGTATATATACGATGTATTGTCAAACTTGTTCAATAAGAAAGTCTATTCAGAATATCGTTTCCTATCTTTACAGTTTTGATGACGATGGCGGGGACGGGTGGGATGTATCAGTTATTTTACGTAGGTGTATACGAGGTGGTGGATGATCCATCACTGGATTCAATAATCTCATGGAGCAAAAGCAACAAGAGTTTTGTCATATGGAATCCTAAAGAGCTAGTGGAAAAGATTCTTTCGAGATTCTGTCACGACAAGTTACGTTGTCACAGTTTATCACCGAACTTGAAATCTATGTAAGTACGTAATTTCTTGTATATGTACAAGATTATCACCtagttttttgaatttttgcgGTTTTAAAATCTGAGTTTCTTGCTGGTACGTAGGGGTTTGTGAGAATTAAGGGGTCTGAGCACTTGGAATTCGGACATGAGCAATACTTTGTGAGAGGTAAACCTGATCTTTTGACGAAGATGCGTTACCAAGCTGCCTCGGATAGGATGAAGAAAAGTCTCAAGGAAGCAAAAGCTAGAGCAGAAGCAGAGAAGAACGGCTGTGTGGGAGATCAATCTCCTATTAGTAGGATGATGAATGCCAGAGATGCACGTATTAGGTTCAACAAAATTATGAGATCATTTAAAGCTAAAACGCCACTGGAGAATAGCTTCCTACATCTACGAATTTGATCACTAGTAGCACTTGTCATGGGTTTGTTCTTCTTGTTTCAgttgctgtttttttttcctataaaaCGATGCATGTCTTTGCTTTCTTTGATCTATTGCCCCTATTCTGTATCAAACCTTGTCAGCCACTTtgtgtaatattttaaaatggtaGCTAATTCCTCCTTATGAGTTGCGATGAATGTCCCTATTATGTATCAAACCTTgtatgtgttcaaaaaaaaaaaaagcttcctCCATAAGTTGCGATGAATGTCGTCCTCACAAATAGTATCTTCGCAATTGTGTGTGTTTTCTATCTTCTTGATCCATTGTGATCCAGGTCTTACACCTGAGAAACCAACTAACTTGTGATGAATGCTTTCTGGTCACCTGATAAACAACCAAATTCTGAAGCTCTCCCTATAGTCTGCATTCCTCTCTATCTTTTGTGAAGATCTTTTTTGAAACGATCCTAAATGCAAGCTAGAGATCATGTCTCCAACAAATTATTGATATTACTTTCTGGTTCGCTCCTAGCAGATTCAAATCCAACACGTTGCCACTTTCTCTTTTACAATACATAATTAAAACTACATCTTTTAAAACTTGTTATGAATGTTTCCCACTTTTTTGCTGTTGATATGAACTATTGTTACTTGCATCACAGACCACTACGTTTCCTTCCTTCAAGATTTGCAAAACTCACTAATAATTTTCAAGATTTGCCAAACTCACCAATAATTTTCACACACAAGGATATATCTATAGCATACGGATTTGGACAGCCCGTTTGGTTAATTGGACATGATTCCCACGATGGAAAATCATTTGACCAGCCATGCTATATTCAGACAGCTGTTCAAAGCAAATGTAATCAATGTGAGTTGATTGGTTAGAACGTACATGCGTACTGGAGCTCCATAAATAAAGTAAGATTGGCTTGGAGTGCTTGAATCATTAGTGGATGTTTAAAGAGCAGACTTAATTATCATGTTATCCCAGCCCTTCAATTATCATGTTATCATGTTTCCACCTTCATCTCCCAGGAAACAAAATCGTGCAAGGGATGCTTAAATTACATAAATAACTCAGAACAGAACTTCTTCTGATATGATTCATTTGAATGACAAAAGGTGTGAACATCTCCGATGTAATGTGATAAGAACATGAGATCCTCTTCTTGGATTATTAAGTTTTTATCCGTTTTCTGTGTGTGGTGTATATATTGTAGGAAGGAAGTTAGACCGGAGAGAAATCACTTAAATCAAATTAGACATTGAAATAACACATATTCGTTAAGGGCCGCGGTTGCGGTTGCGAGtacgggagtttgtggatgcgaacggttttaagagatttgtacgactggtactgcggttaaaaattggtgtgtttgcgggtgacttataactggttaactaccaaatgcggtaacagtcaaataataaattaacaatatttacatttaatataattataagaatatcaaaaatcataaaactatgataaatataaaatttatatttagaaagttataattttaatatttgaaaatttattgaaatttttattattataaaattttataatattaattaaaatataatagatatattttaatattttcataatttcaattttaaattttttattaaatatttttacttttgtatatatattgtttaaaaaaaaattttactttcccgtaaccgcaaacgctagttgaagccagcttttgaatttataagaTTCGGaacggtttgaagcggtttagagcgatttgagtgattgttgtaAACTGCCGataaccgctaccaaccgcaacaGCTGcatttgcgggtggtagcgggaaaaccagtcgccccctaaCTAGACTGAATATATAAAAGGAGTAGCATAATTACTTGACACATACATCATTAGGTGTCAAAATCCACTTAATAAACTAATTGATCCAGCAATAACATTAGAAACCACAGGTGCGTAAGCATATCCAACATGATAAGGTAACATTGGAGGGTCAGCTGACCCtataattttttacaaattatttttgttcatGAAAGTTAAGTAATTGTGGGATAATTTGGTTAAAGTTCTATATAAGTTGACCCCCTTGTCTCGAGGTCAAACATTTCCCTTGACacctttgttatttttattttgtttctgccttttaaaataatattttaatgtttatttaccTCATTTTTCCCTATCATTTCTTAACTCTTTTAATccttttgattatttttctcttctttactataatatatatttagataaataaatattttgaagaaTCAAAACTAATATAATCCTATTCATTCactaatattaaaaagaaatgtAAGCATATGttgatataatataaaaatattcatatatttattcACAACATATaagttttagttaaaattataatttgtgGGGTTTATAACAAActgatattatttttagttataatattcatattaataatttttataagataaataatttaatattattataattatattaataaaacgACCCTTATGAATAACAATCTTGGCTCTGCCACTGTAAGGTAAGCTAGTTAGAAGCTTCATCATCTTCAGCTAGATGTCTTGCAAGTTGCAATCATAACCTTCCATCATGACCTGGTCAAAGAGAGACTCGCATTTTTCCAGATGAGACCTGAAGATAGCAAACTTGGGCACAACATCACCATCTGGTGCAGTAACAGGAGGGAAGAAAGCATTAGAAAAGTACTGGAGGGTATGTTTCTTGAAATGGTCCATGAAGAGCTTGGCATTTGACCTTAGTGTATCATTGGTCATATCTTTAGATATTCTAACCAACATAGGTGGATTCACTTTATTATTTATCACCACCCTATTTTTAAACAAAGCCCTCTCAAGACTGTCAATGCACTTGCCAATGCAAGTTATGGAAGCTATGAGCTCATCTTTGGAGGTGGTCTACAGTAAAGATAAGAAACAGACAAAAAGGAAACAACTTTCTCTCAGACACCTCTAAATCAAGGAAAAATATAAGCGATCCAAGTACAAACAATATAAGCGATTCAAAAAAAGGCCACACGCAAAAACATTGCTAAGAAGCACCAACGTTTCTTACAAACTTACTGTTTTCTTGTTGAATTCTTCCATTTCCTGGACTTTTGTCCTTATCCGGAATCCTAACTGCACGTTGGCCTCTCGCAAAGCTGACAACTGGCCGTCGAAATGATTGGAAGCAGATGAAGAGTTGACGGACTCCGACATTcttaaaaattttcttttacttgGTGTAAACGCAAAAACTTTCTTGTAAGCTTTCTCTATTTATAATATGTATTATGATAAAATTAAATCTATGTTAATTTACTCTCAAtggattttttgtttttataatctAATGTTATTTAGTGactgattttaatttttgttatcaAATCTAGAGTTATTGgttattgtatttaaaatatctatattaaATGATTTCAAAATCTTATATTATTTGTTCTTGTATTCATAATCTTTTCAGTAAGgagattttaaatttattgttattcAATTAAAGAATTGAATATAACATTTAAAATCTTGTGTTCTTCATGTTTGATAGATATTCATAATTCATTTGACTTGAAAGATTATGAATTAATTTGGATTTACTTTTATGTGTAAAATCTTTGAATcaaaattttccatttttaCCTTCAGATTTTATAAAACCAAACTCATCTAACAGGAAATCTAAGTCAAGCTAGCCAAtagacaaaataaaaaaaaccaaaaaaggaGGAACGTCATCTCCTAATAAATCCCAACATGAAACTAGTCCTATTTTCTAACATGTTGAACTAAAAGCATTCAGACAGTTAGAAATATTTTGGAACTGAAATGGaagattttttgaaaaatacttaTTAATTATTCAATGTTTGGTAGGCTTGTTCGCTTGAAGATGCTAACCTAAAACATATGAGTTGAATCTATAGTATGGACCACTTAAAATCAACCTAAGTAACCAGTTAAACAATTcgtgaaattaaaaatataagaaagacAGAACACAATACTCATCTTTGTGAAGAAACTCACTGTTTCAAGCTGTTTTTATCGTGTAGACAATCAAAAGGAAGAACTCCCCATTTTCCATGGGATTGGACTCGTTTTATAGTTAGCTCATTGTTTATCACTTCTGACACGTCCAAATTTGACAAGTGTGTGGTATTCACAGGAAATATATCAGGCTTAATATTTTAAGGCCAATTAGTAAGAACCAAATCTGGAATCGATTCAAACCGAAATGGAAAATATGGTCTAGTTTTGGTTAACTATATAAACCAAACCACAAAATTGGATGACAGATTGATAAGTAAAAACCTTACGGTCGTTTCTGGTATAATACAAAAGTTAAGGGACTTTCCTGATATTTTCATCTGAATGTCGATCCCTAACAAGGTTTAAAGCAAAGTAACCCAGATTTGACGATGAAACCCTTAAGAATCTCGTCGAAAATGGTGAATTCAAGCTCGCGATAAACCCTCCTTTCGTGTAACGTCTCTTGTTCTGAGAAAGTAAGAATCTTTTTCTTCGTATCGATGCGTCGATGCTTGTTCACAGCTCTGTATCTGGTGATGATTCATCTCCCTTGTAGCTGTTCAATGTGGCAATGTTAATGCTCAGAACTCTCAAAAAGGTTTATAAATCGTTGAATATGATTACCCATTTCACCAATTGCATATCTTTCCCCTCCTCTCTTCCTCCTCATCAGAGCCGAGCTCCTCAAAGGTTCGACCTTTCTCGCGTTTCGTTCACAGTTCGGCGTTTCCAGATTCAGAGCTCTGTCCGTAGTGATAAGTCGCAGATACCCACTCGGTTTTTCGTTAGTCCGGTTTCGAGGGGAACTAGGAACCAGGCTCAAGGAGCTCTCTTTGATTACTTGCATAGCACTAGAAGCTTTACTTTCACTGATGCTGAGCATATAAGCAAGAACTCGCCGCGTTTTCTGAGCTTTTTGCTCTCCAAGATCGATGATAACGAGAGAGATGTCTCCAGGGCGTTGAGTAAGTACCTTAGGTACAATCCCATTAACGAGTTTGAACCGTTTTTCGAGAGTTTGGGGATGTGCCCATCTGAGTTTGAGCAGTTTCTTCCTCAAAGGCTAATGTTTTTGAGTGATGATGGTGTCATGTTTGAGAATTTTCATGCTCTTTGCAACTATGGGGTCCCTCGTGGGAAGCTTGGCCGTGTGTATAAAGAAGCTAGAGAGGTTTTTAGATATGAGTCTGGGGTGTTGGTGGCTAAACTCAGGGGGTATGAGGATTTGGGTCTTAGAAAAGGTACAGTTATCAAGTTGGTTAGTAGCTGTCCTTTGCTGCTTGTTGGTGGGGTTGATGGTGAGTTTGCTTCCGTGGTTGATAAGTTGAAGAGGTTACCGGTGGGATGTGATTGGCTCGGGAGAGATTTGTCTGACAGTAAAACGTATAGCTGGGGGAGGATTCTGGAGACGATGGAGTTTCTTGAGAGAATGGGATGTAAAGAGGAGAAGCTGAGTAGTCTCTTGAGAACTTATcctgctttggtgattgaaggcTCTGGTAAGAAGTTCTGTGTTCTCTTTGGTAGGTTGTTTAAGGTAGGGCTTCAAGTGGATGAGATCTATAGTCTGTTTATAGACAACCCTGAGATGTTATCAGACAAATGCGTTAAGAACATTCGGAAGACGCTTGATTTCTTGATCGGTATTAGAATGGAAACGCATTTTATCAGAAAGATTCTGCTGAGTCACACGGAGCTTATCGGTTCATGCTCTCTGCAAGCGCCTAGAACTGTTTGTGTTAGCTTGAACGTTAGCCAGGACGAGCTTTGTCAGATGTTGAAGAACGAGCCTCTGAGATTGTTCAGCTTTGTGACTAcaacaaagaagagaaaaagcaAACTTCTTTCGGAGGATGCGAGGAAACACGCGGAGAAGACTGCGTTTTTGATGAGGCTAGGGTATTTAGAGAACTCGGACGAGATGGTGAAGGCT comes from the Brassica rapa cultivar Chiifu-401-42 chromosome A01, CAAS_Brap_v3.01, whole genome shotgun sequence genome and includes:
- the LOC108871121 gene encoding heat stress transcription factor A-4c, whose product is MAGTGGMYQLFYVGVYEVVDDPSLDSIISWSKSNKSFVIWNPKELGFVRIKGSEHLEFGHEQYFVRGKPDLLTKMRYQAASDRMKKSLKEAKARAEAEKNGCVGDQSPISRMMNARDARIRFNKIMRSFKAKTPLENSFLHLRI
- the LOC103857647 gene encoding transcription termination factor MTEF18, mitochondrial, producing the protein MLMLRTLKKVYKSLNMITHFTNCISFPSSLPPHQSRAPQRFDLSRVSFTVRRFQIQSSVRSDKSQIPTRFFVSPVSRGTRNQAQGALFDYLHSTRSFTFTDAEHISKNSPRFLSFLLSKIDDNERDVSRALSKYLRYNPINEFEPFFESLGMCPSEFEQFLPQRLMFLSDDGVMFENFHALCNYGVPRGKLGRVYKEAREVFRYESGVLVAKLRGYEDLGLRKGTVIKLVSSCPLLLVGGVDGEFASVVDKLKRLPVGCDWLGRDLSDSKTYSWGRILETMEFLERMGCKEEKLSSLLRTYPALVIEGSGKKFCVLFGRLFKVGLQVDEIYSLFIDNPEMLSDKCVKNIRKTLDFLIGIRMETHFIRKILLSHTELIGSCSLQAPRTVCVSLNVSQDELCQMLKNEPLRLFSFVTTTKKRKSKLLSEDARKHAEKTAFLMRLGYLENSDEMVKALKQFRGRGDQLQERFDCLVKAGLNHNTVAEIIRHAPIVLNLSKDVIEKKIHSLTELLGYPIESLVSFPAYLCYDMQRIHQRFSMYMWLRERDAARPMLSPSTILTCGDARFVKYFVNVHPEGPAVWESINQSST
- the LOC103857627 gene encoding uncharacterized protein LOC103857627, with translation MSESVNSSSASNHFDGQLSALREANVQLGFRIRTKVQEMEEFNKKTTTSKDELIASITCIGKCIDSLERALFKNRVVINNKVNPPMLVRISKDMTNDTLRSNAKLFMDHFKKHTLQYFSNAFFPPVTAPDGDVVPKFAIFRSHLEKCESLFDQVMMEGYDCNLQDI